A window of the Drosophila simulans strain w501 chromosome 2L, Prin_Dsim_3.1, whole genome shotgun sequence genome harbors these coding sequences:
- the LOC6731471 gene encoding dolichyl-phosphate beta-glucosyltransferase — protein MWTCLCQLCFYLLSALVVAALSIVALVLYKTKPYPNIKRHKDEETFLDPHTIKTVTFPSLEDSPSLELSVIVPAYNEEQRLPSMLDECLAFLEQKSAGSPNFTYEVIVVSDGSQDATVSVALGYSKKHGAEKVRVLELIENRGKGGAVRMGMLSARGRNLLFADADGATKFPDYDKLEVALKQLAPEWRDDGIAIGSRAHLENDAIATRSFFRTILMHGFHFLVWLFAVRSIRDTQCGFKLFTRTTARKLFTSLHVERWAFDVELLYLAENLKLPMSEVAVRWTEIDGSKLTPFWSWLQMGRDLFMIWLRYLVGAWRIASIQKKEK, from the exons ATGTGGACCTGCCTGTGCCAGCTCTGTTTCTATCTACTCTCGGCACTTGTAGTCGCTGCGCTGTCG ATTGTGGCTCTGGTGCTATACAAGACGAAGCCCTATCCCAACATCAAGCGGCACAAGGATGAGGAGACCTTCCTGGACCCGCACACCATCAAAACAGTGACCTTCCCCAGTCTCGAGGACTCGCCAAGTTTGGAGCTCAGTGTCATCGTGCCAGCTTACAATGAGGAGCAGCGCT TGCCTTCTATGCTGGACGAGTGCTTGGCTTTTCTGGAGCAGAAGTCTGCAGGCAGTCCCAATTTCACATACGAGGTCATCGTGGTGAGTGACGGCAGTCAGGATGCCACCGTATCCGTCGCTTTGGGTTACTCGAAAAAGCACGGAGCAGAGAAGGTACGCGTGCTGGAACTCATTGAAAATCGGGGGAAAGGAGGTGCCGTTCGCATGGGTATGCTAAGTGCACGGGGTCGTAATCTGCTCTTCGCTGATGCGGATGGAGCCACCAAGTTTCCCGACTACGATAAACTGGAGGTGGCCCTCAAGCAACTAGCTCCCGAGTGGCGAGACGATGGCATTGCCATTGGATCAAGAGCACATCTCGAGAACGATGCGATTGCAACAAGGAGTTTCTTCAG AACCATTTTGATGCACGGCTTTCATTTCCTCGTCTGGCTGTTTGCCGTGCGCTCCATTCGCGATACCCAGTGTGGCTTCAAGCTATTCACCCGAACGACGGCCAGGAAACTCTTCACCAGTCTGCATGTGGAGCGCTGGGCCTTCGATGTTGAGCTGCTGTACCTCGCCGAGAATTTGAAGCTACCAATGTCCGAGGTTGCCGTTCGATGGACGGAGATCGATGGCTCGAAACTGACACCATTTTGGTCGTGGCTGCAAATGGGCAGGGATTTGTTCATGATCTGGCTGCGATATTTGGTGGGCGCCTGGCGGATTGCCTCCATACAGAAGAAGGAGAAGTGA
- the LOC6731472 gene encoding epsilon-sarcoglycan isoform X2, giving the protein MKFLNLIVVVLALICSEVKGLKLQANVGELFTYKIEPQLFNWTHQVISQQFRYRPSLKNYPDLPSWMRYMYSHEYHAGFLYGTPPASAAGKDLSLDVVALNRQNYETRRVVVTMFVAHKFPTPNVVQMKINNLNWVHLMDPGRRENLRNIFRNDLWPNSKEDLSVVFMESAVNMGGRLPLRPQQREGVIVHVGSFAQFSPRLQELQEEVRPLYKLPSCTYKRTSVQKIFENVGFKLDWCAFRMVGMESPTEILFHSGKQNEQQVPEDLNQRQEDRWMGIAREDVPERNYIDEFAFAFAIPGMIFAILIGMLSAVLCFQHEKFSSNSDYPMASTVQMVQCSDSKSNQPITTLKSLKDPNFLLDNTSMRSQSPNNSFYQLDCGNSSIYARPKPPPYKGGTLGRNGVDI; this is encoded by the exons atgaagtTTTTAAACTTGATAGTGGTCGTATTAGCTTTAATCTGCAGCGAAGTGAAGGGACTAAAGTTGCAGGCAAATGTTGGGGAACTCTTCACATACAAAATCGAGCCGCAACTCTTTAACTGGACACACCAGGTGATCAGCCAGCAGTTTCGCTACAGACCCTCGCTGAAGAATTACCCCGATTTGCCCAGTTGGATGCGATATATGTATAGCCACGAATACCATGCCGGCTTCCTCTACGGAACTCCTCCGGCATCGGCGGCTGGCAAGGATCTAAGTCTGGATGTGGTCGCCCTTAATCGCCAGAATTACGAAACGCGTCGCGTTGTTGTCACAATGTTTGTGGCCCACAAGTTTCCCACACCCAATGTCGTGCagatgaaaataaacaacCTGAATTGGGTGCACCTAATGGATCCCGGCAGAAGGGAGAACCTACGAAATATATTCCGCAACGATCTGTGGCCGAATAGCAAGGAGGACTTGAGTGTGGTCTTCATGGAGTCGGCTGTGAATATGGGCGGACGACTTCCACTGCGACCGCAGCAGCGCGAGGG AGTCATTGTCCATGTGGGCAGCTTTGCCCAGTTCTCGCCACGGCTGCAGGAACTCCAGGAGGAAGTGAGACCACTGTACAAGCTGCCCTCTTGCACCTACAAGCGCACATCCGTGCAGAAAATCTTTGAGAATGTGGGCTTCAAGCTGGACTGGTGCGCCTTTCGAATGGTGGGCATGGAATCGCCCACGGAAATTCTCTTCCACAGTGGCAAGCAGAACGAGCAGCAGGTGCCGGAGGATCTGAATCAGAGGCAAGAGGATCGCTGGATGGGAATCGCCAGGGAGGATGTGCCCGAGCGCAATTACATCGATGAATTCGCCTTTGCCTTCGCCATTCCGGGCAtgatttttgccattttaatcGGAATGCTATCCGCTGTTTTGTGTTTCCAGCACGAGAAGTT CTCTTCCAACTCGGACTATCCCATGGCATCCACTGTGCAGATGGTTCAGTGTTCGGATAGCAAGTCCAATCAGCCCATAACCACATTGAAAAGCCTCAAGGATCCCAATTTTCTACTGGACAACACTAGCATGAGATCTCAGAG TCCCAACAACAGCTTTTACCAGTTGGACTGCGGAAACTCCAGCATTTATGCTCGACCCAAGCCACCACCATACAAGGGCGGCACTTTGGGTCGAAATGGAGTGGACATTTGA
- the LOC6731472 gene encoding epsilon-sarcoglycan isoform X1 has product MKFLNLIVVVLALICSEVKGLKLQANVGELFTYKIEPQLFNWTHQVISQQFRYRPSLKNYPDLPSWMRYMYSHEYHAGFLYGTPPASAAGKDLSLDVVALNRQNYETRRVVVTMFVAHKFPTPNVVQMKINNLNWVHLMDPGRRENLRNIFRNDLWPNSKEDLSVVFMESAVNMGGRLPLRPQQREGVIVHVGSFAQFSPRLQELQEEVRPLYKLPSCTYKRTSVQKIFENVGFKLDWCAFRMVGMESPTEILFHSGKQNEQQVPEDLNQRQEDRWMGIAREDVPERNYIDEFAFAFAIPGMIFAILIGMLSAVLCFQHEKFYDPHSEFFFANIFHICEESCAPPSGSSDSGADDGSESSSNSDYPMASTVQMVQCSDSKSNQPITTLKSLKDPNFLLDNTSMRSQSPNNSFYQLDCGNSSIYARPKPPPYKGGTLGRNGVDI; this is encoded by the exons atgaagtTTTTAAACTTGATAGTGGTCGTATTAGCTTTAATCTGCAGCGAAGTGAAGGGACTAAAGTTGCAGGCAAATGTTGGGGAACTCTTCACATACAAAATCGAGCCGCAACTCTTTAACTGGACACACCAGGTGATCAGCCAGCAGTTTCGCTACAGACCCTCGCTGAAGAATTACCCCGATTTGCCCAGTTGGATGCGATATATGTATAGCCACGAATACCATGCCGGCTTCCTCTACGGAACTCCTCCGGCATCGGCGGCTGGCAAGGATCTAAGTCTGGATGTGGTCGCCCTTAATCGCCAGAATTACGAAACGCGTCGCGTTGTTGTCACAATGTTTGTGGCCCACAAGTTTCCCACACCCAATGTCGTGCagatgaaaataaacaacCTGAATTGGGTGCACCTAATGGATCCCGGCAGAAGGGAGAACCTACGAAATATATTCCGCAACGATCTGTGGCCGAATAGCAAGGAGGACTTGAGTGTGGTCTTCATGGAGTCGGCTGTGAATATGGGCGGACGACTTCCACTGCGACCGCAGCAGCGCGAGGG AGTCATTGTCCATGTGGGCAGCTTTGCCCAGTTCTCGCCACGGCTGCAGGAACTCCAGGAGGAAGTGAGACCACTGTACAAGCTGCCCTCTTGCACCTACAAGCGCACATCCGTGCAGAAAATCTTTGAGAATGTGGGCTTCAAGCTGGACTGGTGCGCCTTTCGAATGGTGGGCATGGAATCGCCCACGGAAATTCTCTTCCACAGTGGCAAGCAGAACGAGCAGCAGGTGCCGGAGGATCTGAATCAGAGGCAAGAGGATCGCTGGATGGGAATCGCCAGGGAGGATGTGCCCGAGCGCAATTACATCGATGAATTCGCCTTTGCCTTCGCCATTCCGGGCAtgatttttgccattttaatcGGAATGCTATCCGCTGTTTTGTGTTTCCAGCACGAGAAGTT TTACGATCCGCATTCTGAGTTTTTCTTTGCCAACATTTTCCACATCTGCGAAGAGTCCTGTGCGCCGCCAAGCGGTTCAAGCGATTCTGGGGCGGATGATGGTTCTGAGAG CTCTTCCAACTCGGACTATCCCATGGCATCCACTGTGCAGATGGTTCAGTGTTCGGATAGCAAGTCCAATCAGCCCATAACCACATTGAAAAGCCTCAAGGATCCCAATTTTCTACTGGACAACACTAGCATGAGATCTCAGAG TCCCAACAACAGCTTTTACCAGTTGGACTGCGGAAACTCCAGCATTTATGCTCGACCCAAGCCACCACCATACAAGGGCGGCACTTTGGGTCGAAATGGAGTGGACATTTGA
- the LOC6731473 gene encoding polyprenol reductase: MAAPENGILEVLENLLDRYKINLLQMMFGTFIATIVFFGGLMTFVEKYLPNSIRQSFRYGKHSFKGETDPLVAWLEVPKSWFKHFYVFALFWSWLAFYVLVSTVREQKEAPEYVLRFLDIMGGGRSHRKVEIDSTTACVGALMLTLQCTRRFYETNFVQIFSKKSKINLSHYAVGYVHYFGAIIALLSNTSGFVRGSKPMEFSLDKLTGQQILYLGVFFLAWQQQYASNMILVNLRKDPRTGNVKTEKHLLPKGGLFNLLSSPHMFLEVVMYFCIADLYMPVKIWRLIFLWVASNQTINALLTHKWYRETFKEYPKNRRAIIPFLL, encoded by the coding sequence ATGGCGGCACCCGAAAATGGGATCCTTGAGGTCCTCGAAAACCTACTCGACCGGTACAAAATCAACCTGCTGCAAATGATGTTCGGCACCTTCATCGCCACGATCGTGTTCTTTGGCGGACTGATGACTTTCGTGGAGAAGTACCTGCCCAATAGCATACGCCAGTCCTTTCGGTATGGCAAGCACAGTTTCAAAGGTGAAACGGATCCCTTGGTGGCCTGGCTGGAAGTTCCGAAGTCCTGGTTCAAGCACTTCTACGTCTTTGCTCTATTCTGGAGCTGGCTTGCATTTTATGTGCTCGTTTCAACCGTTCGGGAGCAAAAGGAGGCGCCGGAATATGTACTCCGATTCCTGGACATCATGGGCGGCGGACGGAGTCACCGGAAAGTGGAGATCGACTCGACGACTGCCTGTGTGGGCGCACTCATGCTCACGTTGCAGTGCACCCGGCGTTTTTACGAGACCAACTTTGTGCAGATCTTCTCCAAGAAGAGCAAAATCAATCTGTCGCACTATGCCGTGGGCTATGTGCACTACTTTGGAGCCATTATAGCTTTACTATCCAATACCTCCGGCTTTGTGCGCGGCTCGAAGCCCATGGAGTTCAGCCTCGACAAGCTGACAGGCCAGCAAATACTCTACCTCGGCGTCTTCTTTCTCGCCTGGCAGCAGCAGTACGCCAGTAACATGATATTGGTCAACCTGAGGAAGGATCCGCGGACGGGAAATGTCAAAACGGAAAAGCACCTTCTGCCCAAGGGTGGGCTTTTCAATCTGCTTTCGTCGCCGCACATGTTCCTCGAGGTGGTCATGTACTTCTGCATCGCCGATCTCTACATGCCAGTTAAGATTTGGCGACTGATCTTCCTCTGGGTGGCCAGCAATCAAACGATCAATGCTCTGCTAACCCACAAGTGGTACCGGGAAACATTCAAAGAATATCCAAAGAACCGACGTGCTATCATTCCGTTCCTGCTCTGA
- the LOC6731474 gene encoding tumor suppressor candidate 3 gives MRLLHKTLLSGLLVVAIFAIYAAAQSKSKTGLSLSEKVQNLVDMNAKKPLLRFNGPKFREYVKSAPRNYSMIVMLTALAPSRQCQICRHAHDEFAIVANSYRFSSTYSNKLFFAMVDFDDGSEVFQLLRLNTAPVFMHFPAKGKPKGADTMDIHRVGFAADSIAKFVAERTDITIRIFRPPNYSGTVAMITLVALVGSFLYIRRNNLEFLYNKNLWGAIAVFFCFAMISGQMWNHIRGPPLVHKSQNGGVAYIHGSSQGQLVVETYIVMFLNAMIVLGMILLIESGTPKAHNKNRIMAMTGLVLLTVFFSFLLSVFRSKAQGYPYSFLFK, from the exons ATGAGACTGCTGCACAAGACGCTGCTCAGCGGTCTGCTGGTGGTGGCGATATTCGCTATTTACGCAGCCGcgcaatcaaaatcaaag ACGGGACTCTCGCTGTCGGAAAAAGTACAAAACCTGGTGGACATGAACGCCAAGAAGCCGCTGCTCCGCTTCAATGGACCCAAGTTCCGGGAGTATGTGAAGAGTGCACCACGGAACTACTCGATGATTGTAATGCTCACCGCATTGGCTCCATCGAGACAATGCCAGATCTGTAGGCACGCCCACGACGAGTTCGCCATCGTGGCCAACTCGTACCGCTTCTCCTCGACTTACTCCAACAAACTCTTCTTTGCTATGGTGGATTTCGATGACGGCTCCGAAGTTTTCCAACTTCTGCGCCTGAACACCGCCCCCGTGTTCATGCATTTCCCGGCCAAGGGCAAGCCAAAGGGAGCTGATACCATGGATATCCATCGTGTCGGCTTCGCCGCCGATTCTATTGCGAAATTCGTGGCCGAGCGAACGGACATCACTATCCGCATTTTCCGTCCACCAAACTATTCTGGCACCGTGGCTATGATCACGTTGGTGGCCCTGGTTGGCAGTTTTCTCTACATTCGGCGAAATAACTTGGAGTTCTTATACAACAAGAATCTGTGGGGTGCCATCGCAGTATTCTTCTGCTTCGCCATGATCTCGGGTCAAATGTGGAACCATATCCGTGGACCGCCGCTGGTCCACAAGTCCCAAAATGGTGGCGTGGCCTACATCCATGGCTCCTCGCAGGGCCAGCTGGTGGTGGAGACCTATATCGTCATGTTCCTGA ATGCCATGATTGTGCTGGGCATGATTCTGCTGATTGAATCGGGAACACCAAAGGCTCACAACAAGAACAGGATAATGGCGATGACTGGTTTGGTGCTCCTCACCGTGTTCTTCTCCTTCCTGTTGTCCGTTTTTCGTTCGAAGGCGCAGGGCTATCCCTATAG TTTCTTGTTCAAATAG
- the LOC6731475 gene encoding N6-adenosine-methyltransferase non-catalytic subunit, which yields MSDVLKSSQERSRKRRLLLAQSLGLSSVDDLKKALGNAEDINSSRQLNSGGQREEEDGGASSSKKTPNEIIYRDSSTFLKGTQSSNPHNDYCQHFVDTGQRPQNFIRDVGLADRFEEYPKLRELIKLKDKLIQDTASAPMYLKADLKSLDVKTLGAKFDVILIEPPLEEYARAAPSVATVGGAPRVFWNWDDILNLDVGEIAAHRSFVFLWCGSSEGLDMGRNCLKKWGFRRCEDICWIRTNINKPGHSKQLEPKAVFQRTKEHCLMGIKGTVRRSTDGDFIHANVDIDLIISEEEEFGSFEKPIEIFHIIEHFCLGRRRLHLFGRDSSIRPGWLTVGPELTNSNFNSELYQTYFAEAPATGCTSRIELLRPKSPPPNSKVLRGRGRGFPRGRGRPR from the exons ATGAGCGATGTGCTAAAGAGCTCCCAGGAGCGATCCCGCAAGCGTCGTTTGCTTTTAGCGCAAAGT TTGGGCTTGTCGAGCGTCGACGATCTGAAAAAGGCTTTGGGTAATGCCGAGGACATTAACAGCAGTCGTCAGCTGAATTCCGGTGGGCAacgcgaggaggaggatggtGGCGCCTCTTCCTCCAAGAAAACCCCCAATGAAATCATCTATAGGGACTCCTCCACCTTCCTGAAGGGAACCCAGTCTTCCAATCCGCACAATGACTACTGCCAGCACTTTGTGGACACCGGTCAGCGTCCCCAGAACTTCATTCGCGATGTCGGACTAGCTGACCGCTTCGAGGAGTATCCCAAGTTGAGGGAACTGATAAAACTAAAGGACAAACTCATCCAAGACACCGCATCCGCACCTATGTACTTAAAGGCGGATCTGAAATCGCTTGATGTTAAGACGCTCGGCGCCAAGTTTGATGTTATATTGATTGAACCGCCGCTAGAGGAATATGCCAGGGCCGCACCTTCGGTAGCCACTGTAGGTGGAGCACCGCGGGTCTTCTGGAACTGGGATGATATACTTA ATTTGGATGTGGGCGAGATCGCTGCTCATCGTTCGTTTGTATTCCTTTGGTGCGGCTCCTCGGAAGGGTTGGACATGGGCCGCAACTGCCTAAAGAAGTGGGGATTCCGGAGGTGCGAAGACATCTGTTGGATACGGACCAACATCAACAAGCCCGGACACTCCAAGCAGCTCGAACCGAAAGCGGTCTTTCAACGCACAAAGGAACACTGCCTCATGGGAATCAAGGGAACTGTTCGCCGCTCCACTGATGGCGATTTTATCCATGCCAACGTGGACATTGATTTAATCATCTCAGAGGAAGAGGAGTTTGGCAGCTTCGAGAAGCCCATCGAGATCTTTCACATCATCGAACACTTCTGCTTGGGTCGTCGGCGTTTGCATCTGTTCGGCAGGGATTCGAGTATCCGACCAGGTTGGCTAACTGTTGGTCCGGAACTGACCAACTCGAACTTCAACTCCGAGCTGTACCAGACCTACTTTGCTGAGGCTCCAGCCACCGGTTGCACTAGTAGGATTGAACTACTGAGGCCCAAGAGTCCGCCGCCTAATAGCAAAGTCTTAAGAGGAAGAGGACGCGGCTTTCCACGTGGTCGTGGAAGGCCCAGATAA
- the LOC6731476 gene encoding coiled-coil domain-containing protein 97 has translation MTTGSEADGDGEHQGNNDIVPNPEHPPEIIDIFKSLAENNQIVFKSQQIDDPEIPVEEKQQIARDAFDKNRENFLIRFGGFLNVRQLGSFQELAVKEPIKSDESLEEMCLLLEDFRRKLSTRAVSIKNRRYHAMQQLLDKGEYFSEHEMMQRAPDLYQELVGQYLSEAEKKARDSYDVRNTSFSGILMHTLEKKQRDELLEETQQEGEQSVQVISESNPPADCEVPVACRKQWGGFEDDEPVACSTSRNAEVRAPTNITKISTPEFYNPGERELLRNEFLSMMKERFLGGEDKDFDYTAVDDNTLLDDLKQIEQDEEDAYFEDSEDEEEMEEHAADENAVSSEDDLDIYMRHLSNHHSLQNSHG, from the coding sequence ATGACAACTGGAAGTGAAGCTGACGGGGATGGCGAGCACCAGGGCAACAATGACATCGTCCCAAATCCAGAACATCCGCCGGAGATAATAGACATCTTTAAATCCCTGGCCGAAAACAATCAAATCGTCTTTAAGTCGCAGCAAATTGATGATCCGGAAATTCCGGTCGAAGAGAAGCAACAAATAGCACGAGATGCCTTCGATAAGAACCGTGAGAACTTTCTCATTCGATTTGGAGGCTTTCTGAATGTGAGACAACTGGGATCCTTCCAGGAGCTGGCTGTTAAGGAACCCATTAAGTCAGATGAAAGTCTAGAGGAGATGTGTCTGCTGCTGGAGGATTTTAGGAGGAAACTCAGCACTCGTGCGGTATCCATTAAAAACCGAAGATACCATGCCATGCAGCAGCTTCTTGACAAGGGAGAATACTTTAGCGAGCACGAGATGATGCAAAGGGCGCCGGATCTCTACCAGGAGCTAGTGGGTCAGTACCTATCGGAAGCGGAAAAGAAGGCTCGGGATAGTTACGATGTTCGGAATACGAGCTTCTCAGGAATACTAATGCATACGTtggaaaaaaagcaaagagaTGAATTGCTAGAGGAAACTCAGCAGGAAGGAGAGCAGAGCGTGCAGGTCATAAGTGAATCCAATCCTCCTGCAGACTGTGAGGTTCCTGTCGCTTGTCGAAAGCAGTGGGGTGGATTTGAAGACGATGAACCAGTGGCCTGTTCAACGAGTCGAAATGCGGAAGTCCGAGCTCCAACGAATATAACTAAGATCTCCACACCGGAGTTTTATAATCCTGGAGAGCGGGAACTGCTACGCAATGAGTTCTTAAGTATGATGAAGGAACGCTTTCTTGGTGGGGAGGACAAGGATTTTGATTATACGGCCGTAGATGATAACACTTTGCTCGATGATCTGAAGCAAATCGAGCAGGACGAAGAAGATGCCTACTTCGAGGAcagcgaggatgaggaggaaaTGGAGGAGCATGCTGCGGATGAGAATGCTGTATCTAGCGAAGATGACTTGGATATCTACATGAGGCATCTAAGCAATCACCATAGTCTCCAGAATAGTCACGGATAA